In Eriocheir sinensis breed Jianghai 21 chromosome 17, ASM2467909v1, whole genome shotgun sequence, one genomic interval encodes:
- the LOC126999723 gene encoding ubiquinone biosynthesis O-methyltransferase, mitochondrial-like isoform X2 has translation MLRTLPVLNKCGTVKSLLLLPRVVTLKRHNLLCSTTVKEQAQNERRIPIKEPTTSDSDSSSSSSDSSDSDGPSGYSRNGRTTYNEEEVAKFRSMADSWWDPYGDCKPLHSLNKLRVALVREGLVNSEVSQAEHISGPRPLTGIKILDVGCGGGILCEPLARLGAKVTGLDAAEENTRVATLHASQDPRVKENVTYLHGTVEEHIQDVGCAYDAVVASEVLEHVDNTDLFIYTCAEAIRPGGSLFLTTINKTTSAWLGAIAIAEHTLRLLPPGTHDWNKFIPRQELLFHLEKSGFVTRTVHGMGYNPLINEWFWLSNTSINYAVHAIKEGN, from the exons atgttaaggacGCTGCCTGTGCTTAATAAATGTGGCACTGTGAAAAGCCTGCTGCTTCTCCCTCGTGTTGTCACTCTGAAGAGACACAACTTGCTCTG CAGCACAACAGTAAAGGAACAGGCACAGAATGAAAGAAGGATTCCCATAAAAGAGCCAACGACCAGCGACAGCGACTCCAGCTCTTCCAGCTCCGACAGTTCAGACTCTGACGGGCCCAGCGGCTACAGCAGGAATGGGAGGACCACTTATAATGAGGAGGAAGTGGCTAAGTTCCGCTCGATGGCTGACTCCTGGTGGGATCCTTATGGGGACTGCAAGCCTCTCCATTCTCTTAACAAGTTGAG AGTAGCATTGGTTCGTGAAGGTTTAGTAAACAGTGAAGTGAGCCAAGCGGAGCATATCAGTGGCCCCAGACCACTGACAGGGATTAAGATACTTGACGTGGGCTGTGGGGGAGGAATACTGTGTGAG CCTCTCGCCAGGTTAGGGGCTAAAGTGACAGGACTGGATGCTGCTGAGGAGAACACGAGGGTTGCCACACTGCATGCCTCCCAAGACCCGCGAGTGAAGGAAAACGTTAC ATACCTACACGGGACAGTAGAGGAGCACATTCAAGACGTCGGGTGCGCATATGACGCAGTGGTGGCATCTGAGGTACTGGAGCACGTCGATAACACGGACCTCTTCATCTACACGTGTGCGGAAGCCATTAGG CCTGGTGGATCACTGTTCTTGACAACAATCAACAAAACCACCAGTGCCTGGCTGGGGGCCATCGCCATCGCCGAGCACACGCTGCGCCTGCTACCCCCGGGAACACACGACTGGAATAAGTTCATTCCCCGGCAGGAGCTACTCTTCCACCTTGAAAAAA GTGGCTTTGTGACAAGAACTGTTCATGGCATGGGCTACAACCCACTGATTAACGAGTGGTTCTGGCTCTCAAACACGTCAATAAATTATGCAGTCCATGCCATCAAAGAAGGTAATTAG
- the LOC126999723 gene encoding ubiquinone biosynthesis O-methyltransferase, mitochondrial-like isoform X1, with translation MLRTLPVLNKCGTVKSLLLLPRVVTLKRHNLLCTTVKEQAQNERRIPIKEPTTSDSDSSSSSSDSSDSDGPSGYSRNGRTTYNEEEVAKFRSMADSWWDPYGDCKPLHSLNKLRVALVREGLVNSEVSQAEHISGPRPLTGIKILDVGCGGGILCEPLARLGAKVTGLDAAEENTRVATLHASQDPRVKENVTYLHGTVEEHIQDVGCAYDAVVASEVLEHVDNTDLFIYTCAEAIRPGGSLFLTTINKTTSAWLGAIAIAEHTLRLLPPGTHDWNKFIPRQELLFHLEKSGFVTRTVHGMGYNPLINEWFWLSNTSINYAVHAIKEGN, from the exons atgttaaggacGCTGCCTGTGCTTAATAAATGTGGCACTGTGAAAAGCCTGCTGCTTCTCCCTCGTGTTGTCACTCTGAAGAGACACAACTTGCTCTG CACAACAGTAAAGGAACAGGCACAGAATGAAAGAAGGATTCCCATAAAAGAGCCAACGACCAGCGACAGCGACTCCAGCTCTTCCAGCTCCGACAGTTCAGACTCTGACGGGCCCAGCGGCTACAGCAGGAATGGGAGGACCACTTATAATGAGGAGGAAGTGGCTAAGTTCCGCTCGATGGCTGACTCCTGGTGGGATCCTTATGGGGACTGCAAGCCTCTCCATTCTCTTAACAAGTTGAG AGTAGCATTGGTTCGTGAAGGTTTAGTAAACAGTGAAGTGAGCCAAGCGGAGCATATCAGTGGCCCCAGACCACTGACAGGGATTAAGATACTTGACGTGGGCTGTGGGGGAGGAATACTGTGTGAG CCTCTCGCCAGGTTAGGGGCTAAAGTGACAGGACTGGATGCTGCTGAGGAGAACACGAGGGTTGCCACACTGCATGCCTCCCAAGACCCGCGAGTGAAGGAAAACGTTAC ATACCTACACGGGACAGTAGAGGAGCACATTCAAGACGTCGGGTGCGCATATGACGCAGTGGTGGCATCTGAGGTACTGGAGCACGTCGATAACACGGACCTCTTCATCTACACGTGTGCGGAAGCCATTAGG CCTGGTGGATCACTGTTCTTGACAACAATCAACAAAACCACCAGTGCCTGGCTGGGGGCCATCGCCATCGCCGAGCACACGCTGCGCCTGCTACCCCCGGGAACACACGACTGGAATAAGTTCATTCCCCGGCAGGAGCTACTCTTCCACCTTGAAAAAA GTGGCTTTGTGACAAGAACTGTTCATGGCATGGGCTACAACCCACTGATTAACGAGTGGTTCTGGCTCTCAAACACGTCAATAAATTATGCAGTCCATGCCATCAAAGAAGGTAATTAG